The sequence GGGGCAAAAAGTCGAAGAACAGGGTCCGGTCCAGCTCGGTGGCCAGGGAGATCAGCTTGCCTTTGGCCTCGGGCGCCACCTTGGTGTAAATGTGCTTGATATTGGTGGTCTTGCCGCAAAGGCCGCATCCGTAGTAGACGATCTTGCAGTTGATCTCGCGGGATGAATAATTTATTAAAGACACTTTTGGCGCTCCCGGCTACTTAAAAAGGTTATCCAGCTCTGATTCGGCCTCGGAGGCGAAATCGGAGCCGAAATTTGAACCCGACAGCGGCGGGGGCTGGGGAGATTCCTCCAGTTTGGCGAAGATGGCCTGGAACATCTTGATCAGCTCGGCCACGGTCTGCTTGGTGCGGACCCGCACCAAGCCCAGGGTGGTGCGCTGGTCGAAGATCACCGCCAGCATCACCCGGGATTCGATGGAGGCCACGTAGATGTTCTGTTTTTCCCCCTGATGGAACAGGGTGGAGAATTCCTTCTCCCCCACCAGCATGGCCAGCTGGCTGGTGGCCGCGAAATCGGCGGCCGAGAGCGAGGCGAACGAGGTGGTGTCCAGCTGGCTGATATCCCCGGCCGTGGTGATCAGCTGGCCGGCCTTGTCTATCAGCAGCACCGCCAGGGAATTGGTGTTCTTAAGGAGCTGGTTCAACAGCTCATTAATAGACCAAAAATCGTCCTCGAATACGTTTAAATTTTCCACCGGCACTTTAATTCACCTCGTAAAATTTCTTCTTGTTGAGGCTTGGGCAACCTAATTACTGATCTCTGTTTCCTGTTTCCTGTCATCTGATCCCAAGTCCCTGCCCCTGATCCCTTTTCCCATTTATCTATTTCCCATTTACCTAATTTCCAAGTTATCTGTTCCCCAAGTTACAAGTTGCACTTTTTGCCCAGGGTCTCCCAGCGCAGATCGATGTCCTTCTGGATCTCTTCCAGGATGGCCTGGTTCTCCGGGCGCTTCAGGTGGCGGAACCGCTCCTGCTGGAACATCCATTCGGTGATGGGTTTTCTCTCCTTGGGGGTGTAGTTGATCTTGTACTTGCCGTCCTCCACCTCGTACAGCGGCCAGAAATTGGTCTCCACCGCCAGCCGTCCCAGCTCGGCGGTCAGTTCCGGGGGATAGCCCCAGCCCAGACGGCAGGGCTGCAATACTGCGATGAAGGCCGGGCCGCCCTTGGCCAAAGCCTTTTCCACTTTCTTGGTGAAATCGGACCAGTTGCCCACCACGCTCTGGGCCACATAGGGAATGCCGTGGGCCGCTATGATCTCGGTCAGGTTCTTGCGGAACTGGACCTTGCCGGGTATCTTTTTGCCGTTGGGGCTGGTGGTGGTGGCGCTGCCCTTGGGGGTGGCCGAGGAGCGCTGGATCCCGGTGTTCATGTAGGCCTGGTTGTCGTAGCAGATGTAGAGCATGTTGTGCCCGCGCTCCATGGCGCCGGACAGGGCCTGCAGCCCGATGTCGTAGGTGCCGCCGTCGCCGCCAAAGGCCATGAAACGGATGTCCTCGGTGACCGTGCCCTGGCGCTTCAGCGACTTGTAGGCCGCTTCCACCCCGGAGATGGTGGCCGCCGAGTTCTCAAAGGCGCTGTGGATGAAGGGCACGTCCCAGGCGGTATAGGGGAAGATGGTGGAGACCACTTCCAGACAGCCGGTGGCGCAGGTGGCCACTACCGGCTTGTCACCGGCGGCCAGCAATGCCTGGCGGGCCACGATGGTGGCTCCGCACCCGGCGCAGGCCCGGTGTCCCCCGGTGAACTTGTCGCCCCGGGCTGCCAGTTCTTTAAGATTTGCCATTTTTATATTATCCTTGTAATAAAATTCTAAATTCAGAATTCAGAATTCAAAATTCTGCCTTCCGCTTTTTGTATTTAGTCCCGGACCCCCAGGTAGCTGACCGAATCGGCCTTGA is a genomic window of bacterium containing:
- a CDS encoding roadblock/LC7 domain-containing protein, with the translated sequence MPVENLNVFEDDFWSINELLNQLLKNTNSLAVLLIDKAGQLITTAGDISQLDTTSFASLSAADFAATSQLAMLVGEKEFSTLFHQGEKQNIYVASIESRVMLAVIFDQRTTLGLVRVRTKQTVAELIKMFQAIFAKLEESPQPPPLSGSNFGSDFASEAESELDNLFK
- a CDS encoding thiamine pyrophosphate-dependent enzyme, with the protein product MANLKELAARGDKFTGGHRACAGCGATIVARQALLAAGDKPVVATCATGCLEVVSTIFPYTAWDVPFIHSAFENSAATISGVEAAYKSLKRQGTVTEDIRFMAFGGDGGTYDIGLQALSGAMERGHNMLYICYDNQAYMNTGIQRSSATPKGSATTTSPNGKKIPGKVQFRKNLTEIIAAHGIPYVAQSVVGNWSDFTKKVEKALAKGGPAFIAVLQPCRLGWGYPPELTAELGRLAVETNFWPLYEVEDGKYKINYTPKERKPITEWMFQQERFRHLKRPENQAILEEIQKDIDLRWETLGKKCNL